Proteins from a single region of Heterodontus francisci isolate sHetFra1 chromosome 29, sHetFra1.hap1, whole genome shotgun sequence:
- the LOC137345858 gene encoding probable G-protein coupled receptor 139, whose protein sequence is MRVPLSFYPFKMLPPMFQTVMIYYPIIAAIGIPVNVMTIVILSRGKCGLSRCITHYLVAMAAADLLVTITDVVLNRINDYYFPTTFLFLTPVCSFHTVLVRAATDISVWLTVAFTFDRFVTICCQKLRTKYCTEKTAAVVIGTVCLLFCLKNIPWYFTFEPYITIDNIPWGCHQKLQYYTLTAWVAFSWIDRCLTPLLPTFLILLLNALTIGHILVASRVRRRLRGTRNAVDHSDPEMESRRKSIILLFAISGNFILLWMTYVIFFLLIQITNQYYSTGFNEPMMIADYTSYMLLLLSCCTNTCIYAVIQTKFREELKNGMKYPLRIILTLLKQRK, encoded by the coding sequence TAAATgtgatgacgattgtgatcctgtcccggggaaagtgtggtctctccagatgtatcactcactacctggtcgccatggcagcagcggatctattgGTCACTATCACTGACGTGGTGTTAAATCGGattaatgattattatttcccgACTACCTTCCTGTTTCTCACCCCTGTGTGCTCTTTCCACACCGTCCTGGTTCGTGCAGCCACTGAtatttctgtctggttaacagtcgctttcacttttgatcgttttgttactatttgttgccagaagctgaggactaaatattgcaccgagaaaacggcagctgtagtTATAGGAACTGTGTGTCTGCTGTTCTGTTTGAAAAacattccctggtactttacatttGAACCCTACATTACAATCGACAACATACCCTGGGGCTGCCATCAAAAGCTGCAGTATTACACATTAACTGCATGGGTAGCATTTAGCTGGATTGACCGCTGTCTCACCCCACTGCTCCCAACATTCCTGatattactgctcaatgctctgaccattggacacattttagtggccagtagagtccGCAGGAGGTTGAGGGGCACCAGGAATGCCGTGGATCACAGTGATccggagatggagagcagaagaaaatctatcattttactgttcgcTATATCCGGAAACttcatactgttatggatgacgtaTGTGATATTTTTCCTATTAATCCAAATTACAAACCAATATTATTCAACAGGTTTCAATGAGCCGATGATGATCGCAGACTATACCAGCTACATGCTCCTGCttttgagctgctgcacaaacacgtgtatttatgcagtgatccagactaaattcagagaggagctgaagaatgggatgaAATATCCACTGAGGATAATACTTACATTATTGAAACAAAGAAAATAA